Genomic window (Alteromonas pelagimontana):
CGCTTTTGACCCCACTGTAACGTAAGCCACATAAACAGCAGCAGCGGCATGAGATTCGCAGCCAGATGAGTCGGTGAGCCATGTAAAAACGGTGCGGTAAAAATCTGGCCGATATAGTGCCACGAGCGTGGAATAACACCAAACCGGTTAAGGCTGTTGCCGGTCAGCAGATTAACAATTTCAATGGCGATCAGAATGGCGGCAACGCTAGCCAAAAATCGCAATTGTGTTTTTAACAGTGGCATTTGGCTCATAAGATTATGTGGGGCAGATAGCGCGACAGGTCCTGAGTGATTTCACAGGTATCCTCTCGAATTGAAATGCCGCCGGGTTTATCATCGATTAACCAACTGCCGATTAACGTATAGTTGTTCTCAAACCGTGGTAGCGGATGAAATGCCTGAATGATAAACCCTTCTTCGCCGTAAGGGCCATCCGACAGCAGATTTTCTCTGCCATTTTCCAATAATGAAATATTAGCGCCTTCACGGGAGAAAAGCGGTTTTTTTATCCACTTACCTGAGTCTGATCCCTTGGCCAATGATGAAAAGTCGTCGGCAAAGTATGCAGGCAGCAGGTTAGGGTGGTTAGGAAACATTTGCCACAGCAAAGGCAATAACGCTTTATTAGAAATTATCGCTTTCCATAATGGCTCAATCCAATTGACATTGGCGTCAGCTAGCGCATCAGCGTACGACTCTCTGAGCATAAATTCCCATGGATACAGCTTAAAGCAGTCGGTTATCGGCATATTGGCTAAGTCAGTGAATACGCCGGTGTCTCCTAAACCAATATCATCAATAAATACAAAGTCTGTATTTATGCCAGCAGCGGCAGCGCAATCCTGCAAGTACTGTACGGTGCCTCTGTCTTCATCTGTATCTTTGCAGCAAGCGAAATGCATCTGGTTTATCTGGTGGAAACGCGCGATTTCATCAAAGCGGTGGATGAGCTTTTCTTGTAGAGAGTTAAACTGATCGGCTTTACGATGAATGTTGCCACGGTCGACTTGTTGTTCCAACCACAGCCATTGCCAAAAGCCGGATTCGTAAAGCGATGTGGGGGTGTCGGCGTTGTTTTCCAGCAATTTTGCCGGTCCTGAGCCATCGTACACCAGATCAAGGCGGGAATAGAGCGACGGTTGCCTGGTAGCCCAGGAAGCTTTTAGCAAATCCCAGTAAGGCTCCGGTATCTGAAAACGCCGAAGCAACGTTTCATCGTTAACAACGTTTTCTACCGCAGCCAGACACATCTGATGAATTTCCTCGGTAGGATCTTCAATGTGCTTCTCGATTTGTGTCAAAGTGAGCTGATAATAAGCGGATTCATCCCAATAAGGCTCACCGTACATGGTGTGAAAATGAAAGCCGAATTCGGCGGCCAGCTGTTGCCAGTTTGGCCGCGGCTTTATCGAAATTCTTAACACTTATCCGCCCCAGCCTCCTGCACGGCTGCTGCTTCCCCAACTGGATTTAGCGCGAACGGAACTGCCAAAGCCGCCACGGCTCATAGTGCGAGTTACTGTCGGTTTGGCTTTGTACACCGAAGGCGATACTTTGTAATTCCGCTTGCGAATATCGCCGTCAAACACTTGCCCGTTAGCAGTAACCCAGCGCGAGCGAAACGGTGAATTACGTGAAAACGAGGTGTAAAGCGGCTGCGAGTAATAGGGCCGTTGATTTAATAGATTGCTGACCATAAAGCCAGCCATAAACGGCATAAAGAAGCTGCCGCTGCTGGTTTCAACCTGGCGGCACTGGTTTGTACCAAACTCGTATTCGCAATCATTAGCGGTTGAAAAACGGGGACTGGTCCGCTCGGCTTCTTCAACGGCTGTCTGATACGCCGCATCACATTTTGCTGCTGCATCCGGGTTGGCGCTTTTACATTCATCCAGCGAGGCATAAATAGTGGCGTCCTGACGATTATCCGCGCAGCCCGTCATCATCACGCCCGCTACGCCTACCGCCAGGGGTTTTAGAGAAAACGCCTTACGCATGTGCGCAAGGTCAATGTGTTTTGTGCGTTTTCGTTGGCTCATAGCAAACCTCCTAATAGGTCATGCAAGCGGCGTTAAGCAATCCTACGGCAATCGAC
Coding sequences:
- a CDS encoding DUF1190 family protein, coding for MSQRKRTKHIDLAHMRKAFSLKPLAVGVAGVMMTGCADNRQDATIYASLDECKSANPDAAAKCDAAYQTAVEEAERTSPRFSTANDCEYEFGTNQCRQVETSSGSFFMPFMAGFMVSNLLNQRPYYSQPLYTSFSRNSPFRSRWVTANGQVFDGDIRKRNYKVSPSVYKAKPTVTRTMSRGGFGSSVRAKSSWGSSSRAGGWGG
- a CDS encoding glutathionylspermidine synthase family protein, whose translation is MLRISIKPRPNWQQLAAEFGFHFHTMYGEPYWDESAYYQLTLTQIEKHIEDPTEEIHQMCLAAVENVVNDETLLRRFQIPEPYWDLLKASWATRQPSLYSRLDLVYDGSGPAKLLENNADTPTSLYESGFWQWLWLEQQVDRGNIHRKADQFNSLQEKLIHRFDEIARFHQINQMHFACCKDTDEDRGTVQYLQDCAAAAGINTDFVFIDDIGLGDTGVFTDLANMPITDCFKLYPWEFMLRESYADALADANVNWIEPLWKAIISNKALLPLLWQMFPNHPNLLPAYFADDFSSLAKGSDSGKWIKKPLFSREGANISLLENGRENLLSDGPYGEEGFIIQAFHPLPRFENNYTLIGSWLIDDKPGGISIREDTCEITQDLSRYLPHIIL